In the Cydia fagiglandana chromosome 5, ilCydFagi1.1, whole genome shotgun sequence genome, one interval contains:
- the LOC134664624 gene encoding aminopeptidase N-like: MSLSNSRNQFLAFESHNQDNIQYERKGGMFVTTCVCVSFILCAVLVATLVGVIVYFITYFKLSQSVSTNDFWNEAEPFGHNGPPSPDLRLPSAVVPSFYRLKLRTDLDNSNFKGEVYITIKAKNNVKEIILHSKGLSINDKAKLTEQTYEEIQTLHRKKREEPANKTVSENPTTANTLNVTIKEVEAQKPNETIVPSSNEHNETTPIKLNTNVTNETSNDAPANETTTPKAEIPIPNNTIYTTTNMNTHVTHSSARNIQILSITQGSGDQLIIKLASTLKPDVDYILELNFEGKISDAMTGFYKSTYTSSDGQIRSLGVTQFEPTSARAAFPCFDEPAFKAMFEISIAHPGNLTALSNMKVSSQEDIPDSPGWRWTHFERSVNMSTYLVAYIVSDFKSVETTYVSKDNISKPIRVWTRPELINKASYALTITPKLLEYYEEVFGLPYVLDKLDLVAIPDFSSGAMENWGLITFRETTLLFDPAASGPRDKQNVAIDVAHELAHQWFGNLVTMKWWTDLWLNEGFATYIEYVGVDHIEPEWNMFESFSIDKMDLLRSDSLKNTSPVSRKVIDASEISQKFDEISYTKGANLIRMLNHTVSEELFHKGLLIYLNQWTYSNAEENDLWAAMSTAVKSVSNLGQLSVVDFMNSWTRQAGYPVVNVNRNYENGDVMFEQKLFTSSDDPYQAMIDQLWHIPISYTLPSQGNQSAKPQSAKPQLWLKERSVIAHLPVDRTQALYVNVDAIGYYRVNYDTKNWELLSAALKSGHFKSPITKAQLIDDAFNLAKFSHMNYSQALGLTTCVIEGEDSKVVWELLLNNMGFIKYNIRSTSGYVHFQDYMKILLQKQLERLNFGLSKPKDDNEAFLIENLVMWECEVEAPRCLKWAQDEFTNWSTQGDLSNNSIPVYLRSLVYNMAIKKGGRRAFEFFWDAFQNATDPNVKTLIINNLPSTRDPALITLLLERSLNDLPNQYASTVWGVEPTVGTRIAQDFLMKNFDAIYNKFTSMDEFTFPGILNGAFGFITSEDELNKLKSFALQHKDKLLPVSQTLQKMMDTAKLRIEWMKRHAPTVNAWFKDYVTNHKKSLSEAPVTTTPSTTTASTGNATQTTIGNEIGTATSNTDNIEQNGTTVAPEINGTTTTTSP, encoded by the exons ATGAGCCTGTCAAACAGCCGCAACCAATTCTTGGCGTTCGAGTCCCACAACCAAGACAACATTCAATATGAGAGAAAAGGAGGCATGTTCGTCACCACTTGTGTCTGCGTCTCTTTCATCCTCTGTGCGGTCCTGGTGGCGACCCTAGTCGGCGTAATAGTGTACTTTATTACATACTTTAAG ttGTCACAATCAGTCAGTACCAATGACTTCTGGAACGAAGCTGAACCCTTCGGTCACAACGGCCCACCGTCTCCCGATCTCCGCCTACCCTCAGCCGTAGTCCCCAGCTTCTACCGCTTAAAACTGAGAACGGACCTCGATAACTCAAACTTTAAAGGAGAAGTCTACATAACAATAAAAGCTAAAAACAATGTCAAGGAAATCATCCTTCACTCAAAAGGTCTAAGTATTAATGATAAAGCAAAGCTTACGGAACAAACTTATGAGGAAATTCAGACGTTACACAGGAAGAAACGGGAAGAACCAGCTAACAAGACAGTATCGGAGAACCCTACTACTGCGAATACTCTAAATGTAACAATAAAAGAAGTTGAGGCACAGAAACCTAATGAAACTATTGTACCATCAAGCAATGAACATAATGAAACAACACCCATTAAATTAAACACAAATGTAACAAACGAAACTTCCAATGACGCACCTGCAAATGAAACCACAACACCAAAAGCGGAGATTCCTATTCCTAACAACACCATTTACACTACAACTAACATGAATACCCATGTGACTCACAGTAGTGCGAGGAATATACAGATTTTGTCCATCACCCAAGGCTCCGGAGACCAATTGATTATAAAATTGGCTTCAACATTGAAACCTGATGTGGATTACATATTGGAGCTGAATTTTGAAGGGAAGATCTCAGATGCAATGACTGGCTTCTATAAGAGCACCTATACCAGCAGTGATGGCCAAATCAG GAGTCTAGGGGTGACACAATTCGAGCCCACATCAGCGCGTGCGGCGTTCCCGTGCTTCGACGAGCCGGCGTTTAAAGCCATGTTCGAGATCAGTATAGCGCACCCGGGTAATTTGACAGCCCTGTCGAATATGAAGGTTTCCTCTCAGGAAGATAT CCCCGACTCACCAGGCTGGAGGTGGACGCACTTCGAGCGCTCCGTCAACATGTCTACTTACCTCGTCGCCTACATCGTGTCCGACTTCAAATCCGTCGAGACCACCTACGTCAGCAAG GACAACATAAGCAAGCCCATCCGCGTCTGGACGCGTCCAGAACTGATCAACAAGGCGAGCTACGCCCTCACCATCACGCCGAAACTGTTAGAGTATTACGAGGAGGTGTTTGGACTGCCCTATGTGCTGGATAAGCTGGATCTGGTCGCTATCCCGGATTTCTCAAGCGGAGCTATGGAGAACTGGGGACTCATTACATTCAG AGAAACCACGCTATTGTTCGACCCCGCCGCTAGCGGTCCCCGCGACAAACAGAACGTCGCCATTGACGTCGCTCACGAACTAGCGCACCAATGGTTCGGCAACCTGGTCACCATGAAGTGGTGGACCGACCTCTGGCTCAACGAGGGCTTCGCCACTTACATCGAGTACGTCGGCGTTGACCAT ATTGAACCCGAATGGAACATGTTCGAGTCCTTCTCCATCGACAAGATGGACCTCCTCCGCTCGGACTCCCTCAAGAACACCTCCCCCGTCTCCAGAAAGGTCATCGATGCTTCCGAGATCTCGCAGAAATTCGACGAGATCTCGTATACGAAGGGGGCGAATTTGATTCGAATGCTGAACCATACAGTGTCAGAGGAGCTGTTTCATAAAGGACTGCTGATCTATTTAAATCAATG GACTTACTCAAACGCGGAGGAGAACGACCTCTGGGCAGCGATGTCAACGGCGGTCAAGTCGGTCTCGAACCTGGGACAGCTGTCGGTCGTGGACTTCATGAACTCGTGGACCcgccaggccggatatccggtggtTAATGTCAACAGGAACTATGAGAACGGCGATGTCATGTTTGAAcag AAACTATTCACAAGCTCCGACGACCCCTACCAAGCCATGATCGACCAGCTCTGGCACATCCCCATCAGCTACACTTTACCCAGCCAAGGCAATCAGTCGGCCAAGCCACAGTCAGCCAAGCCACAACTGTGGCTGAAGGAGCGCTCCGTCATCGCCCACCTGCCCGTCGATCGCACGCAAGCGCTCTATGTCAATGTTGATGCTATTG GCTACTACCGAGTGAACTACGACACCAAAAACTGGGAACTCCTAAGCGCAGCTCTGAAATCCGGACACTTCAAATCACCAATCACGAAAGCCCAGCTCATCGACGACGCGTTTAACTTGGCCAAGTTTTCACACATGAACTATAGCCAGGCGCTAGGGCTGACAACTTGCGTCATTGAGGGCGAGGACTCGAAGGTTGTGTGGGAGTTGTTACTGAATAATATGGGATttattaagtataatattaGGAGTACTTCCGGATATGTACATTTTCAG GACTACATGAAAATCTTGCTCCAAAAGCAACTCGAACGCCTCAATTTCGGCCTGAGTAAACCCAAGGATGACAACGAAGCGTTCCTGATAGAAAACCTCGTGATGTGGGAGTGTGAGGTGGAGGCCCCTCGGTGCCTCAAGTGGGCCCAAGACGAGTTCACCAACTGGTCGACACAGGGAGACCTTAGTAACAACTC CATACCTGTCTACCTGCGCTCGCTGGTGTACAACATGGCGATCAAGAAGGGCGGGCGGCGCGCCTTCGAGTTCTTCTGGGACGCCTTCCAAAACGCCACCGACCCTAACGTGAAAACACTCATTATTAACAACCTGCCCTCTACTAGGGATCCGGCTTTGATTACACT ACTCCTGGAAAGAAGCCTAAACGACCTCCCCAATCAATACGCGTCCACAGTATGGGGCGTCGAACCAACAGTAGGAACCAGGATCGCCCAAGACTTCTTAATGAAGAACTTCGACGCGATCTACAACAAGTTCACCAGTATGGACGAGTTCACATTCCCTGGTATACTGAACGGCGCCTTCGGATTCATTACTAGTGAAGATGAACTTAATAAG TTGAAATCGTTCGCGCTGCAACACAAAGACAAGCTACTTCCAGTATCCCAGACGCTCCAGAAGATGATGGATACCGCAAAACTTAGAATCGAGTGGATGAAGCGACACGCTCCTACTGTCAACGCGTGGTTCAAGGACTATGTCACTA ATCATAAAAAGTCATTATCAGAAGCTCCGGTTACAACCACGCCGTCAACGACTACGGCCAGTACCGGAAATGCGACACAAACAACCATCGGTAACGAAATTGGTACCGCGACCAGCAATACCGATAACATAGAACAAAACGGTACAACTGTAGCGCCTGAAATTAACGGTACCACTACCACAACTAGTCCATAA